The DNA segment CAGTACGTCTttcagctgatccaaaatgtaCACTTTGCTGTCTGGATTATACAAGTACATGTTTCAGAAGGACGAATTCTGCGTGTTGATCCTGGGGCTGGATAATGCAGGAAAGACGGTATGTTCTCTGCTGTCAGTGGCGTCCTCCTGACGTTTACTTCTGGTTTTTCTTCCTCTAATATTATAGTGTGGTTGTAAAAAGTGCAAAGAGAATATTCTATTTGGTTTAAGAATCAGTGACTGGACTGCATTTGCAAACAGTAAGCTGCCTCTTATATCGCTGTTGGGAGAAattgcttcttcttttctgaGTGGCGTTTCAGCCATTGATGTTTGTACAGAAACTGGACGTTAAACATTGTAGTACCAGTTTTAGCCATCAGTTTCAGGAGGTTTCTTTAGCTTTTCTTTACTCACCTCACACTAAAACTCATTTGTTTCAGGGACACAGAACAGGTTCCATGTCCCTCGGAAGGTATACAAACTCACAACATCACAAGTCCTCCACCGTACTTAGTAGTTGGATTTCACTAAATAATAGAGGATTTTAGCAATATTGCTCCCAAAGAGCTAGTTGCTCTACAGATAGCATCTAAAAGCTGTTTTGGAGACCTGGTAAGCACAAGAAGCCACTCGTTTACCATCCTCTTCACCAAGCAAGACCAACTTTTTGTCATATTAGCAGTTATTTTACACATCTTCAGCATTGTTCTGATTAGATGAAGATCAGAATCCATATTTAGTTTGGTCAGAAACCTGTCGGATCTGCTGCAGAGTTGCAGCTTGTATGTCCGCTATGATCCAGATAACCAGCTGttgctctctctctgtctgcagaCCTTTCTGGAACAGACCAAGACTAAGTTCAGTAAAAACTACAAGGGGATGAATCTGTCCAAAGTCACAACAACAGTTGGGTTAAACAGTAAGTTGATATTTAAATCATGTTTCGAAGGCTTCTGAAACCACCTGGATTTGTTTGTCCTTATTCAGATACTTGTGCCTGTTGTTCAGACTTCTGTAATTACAAACAGAAGCTGCTTGAAATTGTTCCGTTGTGTCGGAGCATTCCTCATGgatctttctcttttcttcgcAGTTGGTACCATCGACGTCGGCAAGGCTCGCCTCATGTTCTGGGATCTGGGAggtcaggaggagctgcagtctcTCTGGGACAAAGTATGCTACAAATGAAGCACCAGCAACATGGATTCTCTGTTGGGGGTTGGCGTTTATCGTATCgtgaaaaataagaattttgatttatcgttgtCACAAGAAATCACagtcaaaaaaatctaaactgacAGTATTGTTGGGAACGGTATTTTTACTATTTCCTGCACTGTTTGTTCCATGAGAGCATCAATAAGTATCAGTAAATTCGAAAGTaagattaaatgcagttactgtgtgtaGCTTGGTGTTACAGATTACGGTTTCTTTAAATAGCCTATTttaaatgggaatgtttttcaagaactATATTTGTGGCACTATGAATACGGTGCCATGCAACCACACCCATAAAGGtacctaaaatataaatactagttgtttttttatcataatcctgattgttatcacaatatttgTCTAAAAATGACACAAGCAGAGGCTGTCAttcaaggtgtgtgtgtgcgtggaaatatgttaaaaacttgagttcaaaataaatttctattgtacatttacagtaaatgtttaGGTTGAATatttcaggggaaaaaatgtttgaattgttaagtactttttaaaatgatcaaattttatCCCAATAAACACCCTACGGTTAGGATGTAGTGAACCCAGGGTCCAGtgtgttgatttgagttttttgcTCGTCCAGTACGACCTCCAGAACTGTCTGTAAAACACTCTGTTGTTGGAGAAACTAACTTTTCTTTCGTGCTGTAGTACTACGCAGAGTCTCACGGAGTCATCTACGTGATTGATTCAACTGATGAAGACCGCCTTTCAGAATCAAAGGAAGCCTTTGGTAAGTTCTGCTTTGATTTTATGGCAGGTGACTTTATTGTAGTAAGAAGATAAATAACCTTTTAGACCTACATGAATTGTATCAGGATTGTTTTCCAGAGAAAATGATCTGCAGCGAGGCATTAGAAGGCGTTCCACTCCTCATTCTTGCCAACAAGCAGGATGTGCCGGTACAGTAACCCAGTAACCCTCCGTTattcattgatttttcttttttctctttgtccattttgtcttgttacaaACGGCAAATAAAATATCTACAGTATTTGACAAACCAGGAATGAGTTTGTGAGTGTAGTACTTTGCCcttgtgta comes from the Gambusia affinis linkage group LG07, SWU_Gaff_1.0, whole genome shotgun sequence genome and includes:
- the arfrp1 gene encoding ADP-ribosylation factor-related protein 1 is translated as MYTLLSGLYKYMFQKDEFCVLILGLDNAGKTTFLEQTKTKFSKNYKGMNLSKVTTTVGLNIGTIDVGKARLMFWDLGGQEELQSLWDKYYAESHGVIYVIDSTDEDRLSESKEAFEKMICSEALEGVPLLILANKQDVPSCLSVPDIKTAFSDSAPKIGKRDCLVQPCTALTGDGVNEGIQWMVKCVVRNIHRPPRQKDIT